From Paenibacillus sp. GP183, one genomic window encodes:
- a CDS encoding SprT family protein — translation MNDRELQSWVEHISQTSFGRPFLHQARFNRRLRSTGGRYFTKSHDIEISTLQLETFGKEEVEKIIKHELCHYHLHLLKKGYKHRDQDFKLLLKQVGGSRYCQSSPRAPSKQPYRYRLECVSCKTEYFRKRQVDVRKFACGKCRGKLRLYVLDLNTLS, via the coding sequence ATGAACGATCGGGAGCTGCAGAGTTGGGTAGAGCACATTTCGCAGACATCGTTTGGCAGGCCTTTTCTCCATCAAGCACGGTTTAATCGAAGATTAAGGTCTACGGGCGGCAGATATTTTACCAAGTCGCATGACATAGAAATCAGTACGTTACAGCTGGAAACCTTCGGCAAGGAGGAAGTGGAAAAAATCATCAAGCACGAGCTCTGCCACTACCACCTTCATTTGCTCAAAAAAGGGTACAAGCACCGCGATCAGGATTTCAAGTTGCTGCTTAAGCAGGTCGGTGGATCCAGATATTGCCAATCTTCTCCTCGTGCGCCAAGTAAACAGCCCTACCGGTATAGGCTGGAATGCGTAAGCTGCAAAACGGAATATTTCCGTAAAAGGCAGGTTGATGTGCGTAAATTTGCTTGCGGAAAATGCAGAGGGAAGCTAAGACTGTACGTCCTTGACTTGAATACCCTTTCATGA
- a CDS encoding serine hydrolase domain-containing protein yields MSFLDIPKISLFIEQEIAAGHLPGAVLYVAHKGKELLKQAYGSRVVYPEAAPMRTDTVFDLASLTKVVATLPAALQLMDQGKISLADPIGAFLPRFRLQLEEPIRILHLLTHTSGLKADLLGMQALLRLSREELLDRIVNEPPLHPPGTKVVYSDIGMIMLYLIIEFVTGESFDTYLKRGIYEPLEMLETGFCPAFEETRYAVTEFSEPHQAYKSGNVHDEKAERMGGVSGHAGLFSTAHDLANYALMIRQKGLFKGRRIISRASIELSYRNFTPLDQEYRGLGWLLKNPKSFSFGGDYLSEQAFGHTGFTGTSLLFDPEMDLQIIFLTNRVHFGRTEHILRIRPRLHNLILSHF; encoded by the coding sequence GTGTCTTTCTTGGATATCCCTAAGATCAGCCTTTTCATCGAACAGGAAATTGCTGCTGGACATCTGCCCGGTGCGGTGCTTTATGTTGCTCATAAAGGGAAGGAGCTGCTGAAGCAAGCCTATGGCAGTCGGGTTGTTTACCCGGAAGCCGCTCCGATGAGAACGGATACGGTTTTCGATCTGGCTTCGCTGACCAAAGTCGTTGCAACGTTGCCGGCGGCGCTTCAATTGATGGATCAAGGGAAAATTTCTTTAGCGGATCCAATCGGGGCATTTCTGCCTCGCTTTCGCCTGCAGCTGGAAGAACCCATTCGGATCCTGCATCTGCTTACGCACACATCGGGTCTTAAGGCGGATTTGCTGGGCATGCAAGCGCTGCTGCGGCTATCCCGGGAAGAGCTTCTGGACCGAATTGTAAACGAACCGCCGCTTCATCCCCCGGGAACAAAGGTCGTGTACAGCGATATTGGAATGATAATGCTCTATCTCATCATTGAATTCGTAACCGGCGAATCTTTCGACACCTACCTGAAGAGGGGAATTTATGAGCCGCTCGAGATGTTGGAAACCGGTTTTTGTCCGGCCTTCGAAGAAACGCGCTATGCCGTTACTGAGTTTTCCGAACCGCATCAGGCCTACAAGTCAGGAAATGTGCACGACGAGAAGGCGGAGCGGATGGGCGGAGTAAGCGGTCATGCGGGTTTGTTTTCTACAGCCCACGACCTGGCGAATTATGCGTTAATGATTCGGCAGAAAGGTCTCTTTAAAGGCCGGCGAATTATTTCTAGGGCGTCCATCGAGCTGTCGTACCGTAACTTTACGCCTTTAGACCAAGAATACCGCGGACTCGGCTGGCTGCTGAAAAATCCGAAAAGTTTCTCTTTCGGAGGCGACTATTTATCCGAGCAAGCATTCGGACATACTGGTTTTACAGGCACCAGCCTGTTGTTTGATCCGGAGATGGATCTGCAAATCATATTTCTCACGAATCGGGTTCATTTCGGTCGAACGGAGCACATCTTGCGGATTCGTCCAAGGCTGCACAATCTCATTCTCTCTCACTTCTAA
- a CDS encoding Tex family protein gives MVQDLNNDKLNDSATADKGTESSQGVKLENDDDIKANVQLTDEQKSQIQERILKQIATELKLPAGKVKTTMGLLDEGNTIPFIARYRKEMTGELDENQLRDIEDRLQYLRNLEDRKLEVLRLIDDQGKLTGELRAAIEQAAKLQEVEDLYRPYRQKRKTRASVAKERGLEPLADWIGKQPRQGSLQEEAAKYVDAEKGVHSAEDAIQGAMDIIAETIADDAKIRAWVRRFTHDQGILRTEAKDKAQESVYEMYYAYQEPIRKLPPHRILAINRGEREEVLKVGMDVPVDRVREYIERQWMKGPSVVKDVLAAVIEDAYKRLIAPSIEREVRGELTEKGEEQAIKIFAENLRNLLLQAPVKGRVVLGVDPAFRTGCKLAVVDDTGKMLDIAVTYPTAPNHKVAEAKAKFKQLIHKYNVDLIVIGNGTASRETEQFVAELIAEIKERKLHYLIVNEAGASVYSASKLAQTEFPELDVAERSAISIARRLQDPLAELVKIEPKAIGVGQYQHDVSQKRLDENLKAVVESAVNHVGVDLNTASPSLLSYVSGVNGTLAKNIVQYREQNGRFSSRKELQKVPRLGGKTYEQCVGFLRISSGGNPLDNTPIHPESYEVVDRLFQELRLELAQLGSQQLRELLQGLEPAELAPKLGVGVPTLRDILDSLQRPGRDPREEVDAPIFRTDVLQLEDLTPGMELTGTVRNVIDFGAFVDIGIKNDGLVHISQLSSSFVKHPMDVVSVGDIVKVWVLGVDEKKGRVSLTMKKPQ, from the coding sequence ATGGTGCAGGACTTGAACAATGATAAATTGAATGACTCCGCAACAGCGGACAAAGGAACTGAGAGCAGTCAAGGAGTCAAGCTCGAGAACGATGATGACATCAAAGCTAATGTACAGCTTACGGATGAGCAGAAGTCGCAGATTCAGGAACGCATCCTGAAGCAAATTGCTACCGAGCTCAAGCTGCCTGCGGGTAAAGTGAAAACTACGATGGGACTGCTCGATGAGGGAAACACCATCCCTTTTATAGCGCGGTATCGGAAAGAAATGACCGGCGAGCTGGACGAGAACCAGCTTCGAGATATCGAAGATCGCCTGCAGTACCTCCGCAATCTCGAGGATCGTAAGCTGGAAGTGCTGCGGCTCATCGATGATCAAGGCAAGCTTACGGGTGAACTGAGGGCCGCTATTGAGCAAGCAGCCAAGCTGCAGGAGGTTGAGGATCTCTACCGTCCTTACCGGCAGAAGCGCAAGACTCGAGCAAGTGTTGCGAAGGAGCGGGGGCTTGAGCCTTTGGCCGATTGGATTGGGAAGCAGCCCCGCCAAGGCTCTTTGCAGGAGGAAGCGGCTAAGTATGTGGATGCGGAAAAGGGTGTACATTCCGCAGAAGACGCGATACAAGGGGCTATGGATATTATCGCAGAGACCATTGCCGACGATGCTAAGATTCGGGCATGGGTGCGCAGGTTCACACATGACCAAGGCATCCTGAGAACGGAAGCCAAGGATAAGGCTCAAGAATCGGTCTATGAAATGTACTATGCCTATCAGGAGCCTATTCGCAAGCTTCCGCCTCATCGCATTCTCGCGATTAATCGCGGAGAGCGCGAGGAAGTGCTGAAGGTCGGCATGGATGTGCCTGTAGACCGTGTGCGCGAATATATAGAACGGCAATGGATGAAAGGGCCGTCTGTGGTTAAGGACGTGCTTGCAGCGGTTATCGAAGATGCGTACAAGCGGTTGATTGCGCCTTCGATCGAACGCGAGGTGCGGGGCGAGCTGACGGAGAAGGGAGAAGAGCAGGCGATCAAGATTTTCGCGGAAAATCTGCGAAATCTGCTGCTGCAGGCGCCTGTGAAGGGGCGGGTTGTCCTGGGTGTCGATCCTGCTTTTCGGACAGGCTGTAAGCTGGCCGTCGTGGATGACACCGGAAAAATGCTCGACATCGCCGTCACCTACCCCACCGCTCCCAACCATAAGGTGGCGGAAGCCAAGGCGAAGTTCAAGCAATTGATCCACAAGTACAACGTGGATCTGATTGTCATCGGCAACGGCACGGCATCGCGCGAGACGGAGCAGTTCGTGGCCGAGCTGATCGCGGAGATCAAGGAGCGGAAGCTCCACTACTTGATCGTGAACGAAGCCGGCGCGAGCGTCTACTCTGCGTCCAAGCTGGCGCAGACCGAGTTCCCCGAGCTCGATGTCGCGGAGCGCAGCGCGATCTCGATTGCGCGCCGGCTGCAGGACCCGCTCGCCGAGCTCGTGAAAATCGAGCCGAAGGCTATCGGCGTCGGCCAATACCAGCACGACGTCTCGCAAAAGCGGCTCGACGAGAACTTGAAAGCCGTCGTGGAGTCCGCGGTCAACCACGTCGGGGTGGATCTGAACACAGCGTCCCCCTCGCTGCTGTCTTATGTTTCAGGCGTGAACGGGACTCTGGCAAAGAACATCGTCCAGTACCGCGAGCAGAACGGCAGGTTCAGCAGCCGCAAGGAGCTGCAGAAGGTGCCTCGCCTCGGAGGGAAGACGTACGAGCAATGCGTCGGCTTCCTGCGCATCTCGAGCGGGGGGAACCCGCTCGATAACACCCCGATCCACCCTGAGTCTTACGAGGTGGTGGATCGGCTGTTTCAGGAGCTGCGCCTCGAATTGGCGCAGCTGGGCTCGCAGCAGCTTCGGGAGCTGCTGCAGGGACTGGAGCCTGCTGAGCTGGCTCCAAAGCTTGGCGTAGGCGTCCCGACGCTTCGGGACATCCTGGACAGCCTGCAGCGGCCGGGCCGCGATCCGCGCGAGGAAGTCGACGCGCCGATCTTCCGCACGGATGTGCTGCAGCTTGAGGATCTGACGCCGGGGATGGAGCTAACCGGCACGGTGCGCAACGTCATCGACTTCGGCGCCTTCGTCGATATCGGGATCAAGAACGATGGGCTTGTCCACATCTCCCAACTCAGCAGCAGCTTCGTGAAGCACCCGATGGATGTGGTCTCCGTCGGAGACATCGTCAAAGTGTGGGTGCTGGGTGTGGATGAAAAGAAAGGCCGCGTCAGTCTGACGATGAAAAAGCCGCAATAA
- the murQ gene encoding N-acetylmuramic acid 6-phosphate etherase: MDEYLSGLTTETINQKTLTIDECTTEQMLHLINEQDAMVPGAVAAEIPQIVKAVDILHHVLKNGGRMFYVGAGTSGRLGVLDASECPPTFGIDPMLVQGHIAGGDKALRLAVEGFEDSAEEGIKLIDDCGVTARDAVIGITASGSAQFVIAALKKAKDVGAATIGVVNNKNSKLEPVCDVCISPVVGPEAIMGSTRMKAGTAQKLVLNMLTTCTMVRLGKTYDNLMVDLKASNVKLYDRSVRIIKAATGADDETAISHLENASMNCKLAIMMIKTGLGVSEAEHALDRCEGSLKKAIRSFTKVV; encoded by the coding sequence ATGGATGAGTATTTGTCGGGATTAACTACGGAAACAATAAACCAGAAGACCCTGACGATCGATGAATGTACAACGGAACAAATGCTGCATCTTATCAATGAGCAGGATGCGATGGTGCCTGGGGCGGTTGCCGCAGAGATACCGCAAATCGTGAAAGCGGTTGACATACTCCATCATGTGCTTAAAAATGGCGGCAGAATGTTTTATGTAGGAGCGGGAACTTCTGGCAGACTTGGTGTGCTTGACGCTTCGGAATGTCCGCCTACTTTTGGCATTGACCCTATGCTGGTGCAAGGCCATATTGCCGGAGGCGACAAGGCGCTGAGACTGGCTGTCGAAGGTTTCGAAGACAGTGCGGAGGAAGGAATTAAGCTGATCGATGACTGCGGCGTGACGGCCAGGGATGCGGTTATTGGCATTACGGCCAGCGGAAGCGCACAATTTGTCATTGCCGCTTTGAAAAAAGCAAAGGATGTTGGTGCAGCAACGATCGGCGTAGTGAACAACAAAAATTCCAAATTAGAGCCGGTCTGCGATGTTTGCATTTCACCGGTGGTTGGGCCGGAAGCGATTATGGGATCAACCCGAATGAAGGCGGGCACCGCACAGAAGCTGGTTCTGAATATGCTCACGACCTGCACGATGGTGAGGCTCGGAAAGACGTATGACAACCTCATGGTTGATTTGAAGGCAAGCAACGTCAAATTGTATGATCGTTCAGTTCGGATCATTAAGGCCGCAACGGGAGCAGACGATGAGACAGCGATTTCGCACTTGGAAAACGCTTCCATGAATTGCAAATTGGCAATCATGATGATAAAAACCGGTTTGGGTGTTTCAGAAGCAGAGCATGCGTTGGATCGATGTGAAGGCAGTTTGAAAAAAGCAATACGCAGTTTTACCAAAGTTGTTTGA
- a CDS encoding type II toxin-antitoxin system PemK/MazF family toxin — protein MIVKRGDVFFADLSPVVGSEQGGVRPVLIIQNDIGNRFSPTVIVAAITAQIQKAKLPTHVEIDAETHGFDRDSVILLEQVRTIDKQRLTDKITHLDDETMRKVDEALQISVGLIEF, from the coding sequence TTGATTGTGAAACGTGGCGATGTGTTTTTCGCGGACCTCTCACCGGTGGTAGGCTCCGAGCAAGGTGGAGTGCGACCGGTTCTGATTATCCAGAATGATATTGGCAATCGTTTTAGCCCTACGGTCATCGTTGCGGCCATTACGGCGCAGATCCAAAAGGCGAAACTGCCCACGCATGTTGAAATTGACGCGGAAACGCATGGCTTTGACCGGGATTCAGTCATTTTGCTGGAGCAGGTGCGCACGATCGACAAGCAAAGGCTGACGGATAAAATCACGCACCTGGACGACGAGACGATGCGGAAGGTCGATGAAGCCTTGCAAATCAGTGTCGGGCTGATCGAATTTTAA
- a CDS encoding extracellular solute-binding protein: protein MKRKMKVVTSVVTLALAVNALAACGNNSPSNSQAPSAGAATSAATDTITALLPPVSPNYQKNFDQMANDFHAQYPNLTLKIEPASWEDVTQKLDTQVNAGSPPDVAFIGSDGISKYVDQGMLMDITSAATKDMIADYDQAPLDYMKNGKGLYGFPAYMEVHALGGNKEFLEKASIDWKSIQQNGWTYDQFRDAIKKGVVTSNGKTSTYGFVFATKGVASKDYLNIMARNAGMPSPFTKDLKYSYTSKNYLGLLKDLRQLIDDGSMPKELSSVDAGMRWNMFLTGQTMITGKGLATFENSAKANNAKIKANDGSAVKNSIAVDYIVLPPPTFQGAKPSYTTVVDGYVTFRGKKEPTAEHKANVVKAAYFLASGKVAATTNNDLFAAHITQSGKKAAESMKVDRMPENVAAVQNMLKNATPARPDIPTDLGAKAIKLETEVIVPKFQALIAGEITPEAMYDAVKAAAIQTFGADGVVKD, encoded by the coding sequence ATGAAAAGAAAAATGAAAGTAGTCACATCCGTCGTGACATTAGCCCTGGCAGTAAACGCATTAGCGGCATGCGGCAATAACAGTCCAAGCAACTCGCAGGCCCCAAGCGCAGGTGCAGCCACATCGGCAGCAACAGACACCATTACAGCGTTGCTTCCGCCGGTATCTCCTAACTATCAAAAGAATTTTGACCAAATGGCGAATGACTTTCATGCGCAGTACCCGAATCTGACCTTGAAGATCGAGCCGGCAAGCTGGGAAGATGTGACGCAGAAGCTAGATACGCAGGTTAATGCGGGAAGTCCTCCGGACGTTGCATTCATTGGTTCTGATGGCATTTCCAAATACGTAGATCAAGGCATGCTTATGGATATCACGAGTGCAGCAACGAAAGATATGATTGCTGACTATGATCAAGCGCCGCTCGACTACATGAAAAACGGCAAAGGTCTTTATGGCTTCCCGGCCTATATGGAAGTGCACGCACTGGGTGGCAATAAAGAATTTTTGGAAAAGGCCAGCATCGACTGGAAAAGCATTCAGCAAAACGGTTGGACCTATGACCAGTTCCGCGATGCGATCAAGAAGGGCGTTGTAACAAGTAACGGTAAAACGTCCACCTACGGTTTCGTATTTGCAACGAAAGGTGTTGCATCCAAAGACTACTTGAACATCATGGCAAGAAATGCCGGCATGCCGAGCCCGTTTACTAAAGATTTGAAGTATTCATATACTAGTAAAAACTACTTGGGCTTGTTGAAAGATCTTCGCCAGCTGATTGATGATGGCTCCATGCCGAAAGAGCTCAGCTCCGTGGATGCCGGTATGCGTTGGAACATGTTCTTGACTGGCCAAACGATGATCACTGGTAAAGGTCTTGCTACTTTTGAGAACTCTGCCAAAGCAAATAACGCCAAGATTAAAGCCAATGACGGAAGCGCAGTGAAAAACAGCATCGCGGTGGATTACATCGTATTGCCTCCTCCGACCTTCCAAGGCGCTAAACCATCGTATACGACTGTTGTCGACGGCTATGTAACGTTCCGTGGCAAAAAAGAACCAACTGCCGAGCATAAGGCCAATGTCGTGAAGGCAGCCTACTTCCTTGCGAGCGGTAAAGTTGCAGCAACGACAAACAACGACCTGTTCGCTGCGCACATTACTCAAAGCGGCAAAAAAGCTGCTGAAAGCATGAAAGTGGATAGAATGCCTGAGAACGTAGCCGCTGTTCAAAACATGCTCAAAAACGCAACGCCGGCTCGTCCTGATATCCCGACTGATCTGGGCGCAAAAGCGATTAAATTGGAAACTGAAGTGATCGTTCCTAAGTTCCAAGCGTTGATTGCAGGCGAAATTACACCAGAAGCGATGTATGATGCCGTAAAAGCCGCTGCGATTCAAACGTTCGGTGCTGACGGAGTTGTTAAAGACTAA
- a CDS encoding MurR/RpiR family transcriptional regulator has protein sequence MIHDNILIKIRDMKDSLTPVEKLVAEYILEHLEDIPHLSIKNLAQLTKTSDASVLRFCKTIGYSGYRSFIVSISASIGSMDDGQKDQYTDIQPGDDLSIIISNVSRNNSKSIEDTLSVIDKNEIARTVKVLRECKRIAFFGIGASGLVGIDAEQKFSRINKMCHTYTDGHSQLTAATLLDKNDVAIFISNSGKTVEILDSLEIAKKNGACIIAITKYNKSELADKANIVLSISTPEITIRSGAMGSRIAMLTVIDILFAGVSSAEYKNVKKYLTKTHDIIASRHRK, from the coding sequence ATGATTCATGACAATATTTTAATTAAGATTCGCGATATGAAGGACAGCCTGACGCCCGTAGAAAAATTGGTGGCAGAGTACATTCTCGAACATTTAGAGGATATTCCTCACCTATCGATTAAAAACTTGGCTCAATTGACGAAGACGAGTGACGCGTCTGTACTCCGCTTTTGCAAAACAATAGGATATAGCGGCTATCGCAGCTTTATTGTAAGTATTTCTGCTTCAATTGGATCGATGGACGATGGGCAGAAGGATCAATACACCGATATTCAGCCGGGAGATGATCTGTCTATCATCATCTCGAATGTTTCCCGAAATAATAGCAAATCCATTGAGGACACCCTCAGTGTCATCGATAAGAACGAGATCGCCCGTACCGTAAAAGTGCTGCGCGAATGCAAACGTATTGCATTTTTCGGTATCGGCGCTTCCGGTTTGGTAGGAATCGATGCGGAGCAGAAATTTTCTCGCATTAACAAGATGTGCCACACCTATACAGATGGGCACAGTCAGCTTACTGCCGCTACGCTTTTGGACAAGAACGATGTAGCTATCTTCATTTCGAATTCCGGAAAGACGGTAGAGATTCTTGATTCGTTAGAAATCGCCAAAAAGAATGGCGCATGTATTATTGCGATCACGAAATATAACAAAAGCGAGTTGGCGGATAAGGCAAACATCGTACTCAGTATCTCTACGCCGGAAATAACCATCCGGAGCGGCGCCATGGGATCCCGGATTGCGATGCTTACCGTCATTGATATTCTTTTTGCCGGAGTGTCCAGTGCAGAGTACAAGAATGTGAAGAAATATTTGACCAAAACTCATGATATTATAGCCAGCAGACACCGTAAGTAA
- a CDS encoding CorA family divalent cation transporter: protein MKPIDLGTAIGDNYVITVSHESISFVDELYEECKVIEERMSHPGLILHSLLDHCVDDYAEIVDNIESRVEKMERGIYRHPHIRIAQEIFQLKRTMHQLRRIIAEEKTILSTLSHHDFPYTEQEDKVYFIDIYDHISRVVDSLNIFRESLTCLLELQMSMNRIA, encoded by the coding sequence TTGAAGCCGATTGATCTCGGCACAGCTATTGGAGATAATTATGTGATCACCGTGAGTCACGAGTCCATTTCATTCGTCGATGAATTGTACGAGGAGTGTAAAGTCATTGAAGAAAGAATGAGCCACCCGGGTCTCATCCTGCATTCCCTGCTCGATCACTGTGTCGATGATTATGCGGAGATCGTGGATAATATCGAAAGCCGCGTGGAGAAAATGGAGCGGGGCATTTACCGGCACCCTCACATCCGGATCGCTCAAGAAATATTCCAGCTCAAACGGACCATGCATCAGCTGCGGCGGATCATCGCTGAGGAAAAAACCATACTCAGCACGCTCAGCCATCATGATTTTCCCTATACAGAGCAGGAAGACAAAGTGTATTTTATCGATATTTATGATCACATCTCACGTGTCGTCGATTCACTCAATATTTTCCGCGAATCCCTTACATGCCTCCTGGAGCTGCAGATGAGCATGAATCGGATCGCATGA
- a CDS encoding CopG family ribbon-helix-helix protein, translated as MSNAHNTKRIMISLPDHLLQEVDGIVEKENSNRSEFIRQAMRLYLMDRKKRNLRESMQRGYMEMAMINLSMASEAFHVEEEADDTLDRLVSGV; from the coding sequence GTGAGTAATGCGCATAACACAAAAAGAATTATGATCAGTTTACCGGATCATTTACTGCAGGAGGTGGACGGCATCGTGGAAAAAGAAAACTCCAACCGCAGTGAATTCATTCGTCAGGCAATGAGGCTTTATCTGATGGATCGCAAAAAACGCAACTTGCGGGAATCGATGCAGCGCGGTTATATGGAAATGGCAATGATTAATCTTAGCATGGCATCAGAAGCTTTTCATGTGGAGGAAGAAGCGGACGATACGCTGGATCGCTTAGTAAGCGGGGTGTAG
- a CDS encoding hydrolase/acyltransferase codes for MPQMRYALLKHEDQLEFVEMPSTHMYQLTALNRRLHKELDKLTAANVPKLAHVIAEFDNLELIDPGYQPTQGLAYVNRLEQTFAAIQEKAYPLISLLTEIRALEAQLEQWYEEELEP; via the coding sequence ATGCCGCAAATGAGATATGCCCTTCTTAAGCATGAAGATCAGCTGGAATTTGTCGAAATGCCGAGCACTCATATGTACCAGCTCACAGCTTTAAACCGCCGGCTTCATAAGGAGCTGGATAAGCTAACTGCTGCAAATGTACCCAAACTGGCTCATGTGATTGCTGAATTCGATAATCTGGAGCTGATTGATCCGGGTTATCAACCCACACAGGGACTAGCTTATGTGAACCGATTGGAGCAAACCTTTGCTGCCATTCAGGAAAAAGCATACCCATTAATTTCGCTGCTCACGGAAATTCGCGCCCTAGAGGCGCAGCTGGAGCAATGGTACGAGGAAGAGTTGGAACCGTAA
- a CDS encoding CorA family divalent cation transporter has protein sequence MLLYQTSTGTLTEEPIRVPTSDEDAWVRMISPTPEEVNQVLGTLFNCHPLLVEDAIKLNQRPKMDKYKNNFFVTFFCHTKGFEAD, from the coding sequence ATGCTGCTGTATCAAACATCCACTGGGACACTTACAGAGGAGCCTATTCGCGTTCCGACATCTGACGAGGATGCTTGGGTGAGGATGATTTCCCCAACGCCTGAAGAAGTGAATCAGGTGCTGGGTACCTTATTTAATTGCCACCCGCTGCTTGTAGAAGATGCCATCAAACTCAATCAGCGTCCAAAAATGGATAAATATAAAAACAATTTCTTTGTCACCTTTTTTTGCCATACAAAAGGATTTGAAGCCGATTGA
- a CDS encoding GNAT family N-acetyltransferase, whose translation MKYVSLSEDRLTEMCRLWNRELGDQFPMREQLLRQNSFLDVNVLKEGSWLAIEETGGKVVGFVVAKLWQEQRDFVLGAGTGWIQVLLVDRGFRALGVGSELLNRAETALYERGVHKILIGRDPWHYFPGIPKEYPHVRTWLETKGYQDDHRVEHDLLATYDENSECTLPIQEGVSYRLLEKHEKGELLAFFLRCFPGRWEYEAIRYFELGGAGREFVVIEKEGRIIGFCRINDSLSPTIAQNVYWSPLFDNELGGIGPLGVDREYQGRGYGLAVIQAGVHFLRERGIRHIVIDWTTLVSFYEKLNYRVWKVYDSYSKVVKKADASL comes from the coding sequence ATGAAATACGTATCATTATCGGAAGATCGGCTGACGGAAATGTGCCGTCTTTGGAATCGAGAGCTCGGCGATCAGTTTCCGATGCGCGAACAGCTGCTCAGGCAAAACAGCTTTCTCGATGTTAACGTACTGAAGGAGGGCTCTTGGCTTGCAATTGAAGAGACAGGCGGGAAAGTTGTCGGTTTCGTCGTTGCAAAGCTGTGGCAGGAGCAAAGGGATTTCGTACTGGGGGCCGGTACGGGTTGGATTCAGGTATTGTTGGTAGATCGGGGTTTCCGCGCGCTTGGAGTCGGAAGCGAGCTGCTGAACCGGGCTGAAACGGCTCTCTACGAACGGGGGGTTCATAAAATTTTAATCGGGCGCGATCCGTGGCATTATTTCCCCGGTATCCCCAAGGAGTACCCCCATGTCCGCACATGGCTCGAGACCAAAGGATATCAAGATGATCATCGAGTCGAACATGATCTTCTGGCGACTTATGACGAAAACTCGGAGTGCACGCTGCCCATACAGGAGGGCGTTTCGTATCGGCTGTTGGAGAAGCACGAGAAAGGCGAGCTGCTTGCTTTTTTTCTCCGCTGTTTTCCAGGTCGATGGGAATATGAAGCCATTCGCTATTTTGAGCTTGGGGGAGCGGGCCGTGAATTCGTTGTGATCGAGAAGGAAGGCCGAATTATCGGTTTTTGCCGCATAAACGATAGTTTATCTCCAACCATTGCCCAGAACGTTTATTGGTCGCCGTTATTCGATAATGAGCTAGGGGGGATTGGGCCTTTGGGTGTCGACCGCGAGTACCAAGGCAGAGGTTATGGGCTGGCGGTTATTCAAGCAGGTGTTCATTTCCTAAGGGAACGCGGTATTCGACATATCGTCATCGATTGGACGACACTCGTATCCTTCTATGAAAAGCTGAATTATCGGGTATGGAAAGTGTACGATTCCTATTCAAAGGTAGTAAAGAAAGCCGATGCTTCTCTATGA
- the cmpA gene encoding cortex morphogenetic protein CmpA gives MPQWLFNQLMRAFQSKNRRQIRILNDSWFFYRTHRIDGKLPSSHPNEPFNKQKH, from the coding sequence ATGCCGCAATGGCTTTTTAATCAGTTGATGCGGGCTTTTCAGAGCAAAAACCGAAGACAAATCAGGATACTTAACGATAGCTGGTTCTTTTATCGCACCCATCGAATTGATGGTAAATTGCCAAGCTCGCATCCAAACGAACCATTCAATAAGCAGAAGCATTAA
- a CDS encoding CorA family divalent cation transporter encodes MKTLTLFITIFKPLTFIVGLYGMNFSIIPELHWEYGYAYVWILMIAVAVGTFLYFKRKRWF; translated from the coding sequence ATGAAAACTTTAACTCTGTTCATTACCATTTTCAAGCCGCTGACATTTATCGTTGGCTTGTATGGAATGAACTTCAGTATCATACCGGAGCTGCATTGGGAATACGGCTATGCGTACGTTTGGATTTTAATGATTGCCGTAGCGGTCGGCACCTTTCTGTATTTTAAGCGCAAGCGCTGGTTTTGA